The Erythrobacter sp. JK5 genome includes a region encoding these proteins:
- a CDS encoding TonB-dependent siderophore receptor, translated as MPGRAQFLGCAAMFAVAVPAAAQDDTPPDPRVQQIPPASSAESAGSAIDSASAARRTFTPADFARFAPRNALDMAQLIPGFSIRSDDGDRGLGQANTNVIVNGQRISGKSNGPVAALQRIPVEEVVRLEIVDGASLDIGGLTGQVLNVVTQSTGAITGQFRYSAEWRSSGVPFRWSDGQVSLAGGDNRTEWTLSFENDAGRRGDAGIERVFDAADNLIDTRIERSNFDTDRPSLSGSFARTADNGNVLNLTGQVQAYIFREREVSERSGPIAPIDRLRTFRSREDEYNFELGADYSFAVGDGTLKLIGYHRYEDSPTQAAVLTEFADDRAPEGSVFVRDADEGESIVRGEYSVAGLGGDWQFALEGVKNFLDIDSALEQRDASGMLQPVAFEGASARVEEDRAEGSVTYGRALSTAFLIQLSLGAEYSQISQSGVAGQTRTFWRPKGFASFDWKANPTLNLSGRVERVVGQLDFFDFIASTNLDQDRVNVTNADLVPPQSWLFELEATQSLGAYGSLNLRGFFEDISDIVDQIPIAGGGQAPGNIDSATIYGLDGELTLLFDPLGLKGLRLDTELAWSQSEVLDPLLGTPREISGNELVEFEIELRQDFLGTPWAVGAFFRYDEQQPSVRLDEVFQRLEPPGFARVFIEHKDVFGMTARFRLSNLLDRRNRLDRTIFVDRAAGIVDFREDRDRTFGTIFSIDLEGSF; from the coding sequence ATGCCTGGTCGAGCCCAATTTCTCGGATGCGCGGCGATGTTCGCTGTCGCGGTGCCCGCCGCCGCACAGGACGACACGCCACCCGATCCCCGCGTGCAGCAGATTCCGCCCGCATCGTCGGCTGAGTCTGCTGGCAGCGCGATCGATTCGGCATCTGCCGCCCGCCGCACCTTTACCCCCGCCGATTTCGCCCGCTTTGCCCCCCGCAATGCGCTCGACATGGCGCAGCTGATTCCGGGCTTTTCGATCCGCTCCGACGATGGCGATCGCGGGCTGGGCCAGGCCAACACCAATGTCATCGTCAACGGGCAACGCATCTCGGGCAAATCGAACGGCCCCGTCGCCGCGCTCCAGCGCATCCCGGTGGAAGAAGTCGTGCGGCTCGAAATCGTCGACGGGGCAAGCCTCGATATCGGCGGATTGACGGGGCAGGTCCTCAATGTCGTCACCCAATCGACCGGCGCGATTACCGGACAATTCCGCTATTCGGCAGAATGGCGGTCGTCGGGCGTCCCGTTCCGGTGGAGCGACGGGCAGGTCTCTCTCGCGGGCGGCGACAACAGGACCGAATGGACCCTGAGCTTCGAAAACGATGCCGGTCGACGCGGCGACGCCGGGATCGAACGCGTCTTCGATGCGGCAGACAACCTGATCGACACCCGGATCGAGCGCTCCAATTTCGATACCGATCGGCCCAGCCTGTCGGGCTCGTTCGCGCGCACCGCCGACAACGGCAACGTGCTCAATCTGACCGGGCAGGTGCAGGCCTACATCTTCCGCGAACGCGAAGTCTCCGAACGCAGCGGCCCGATCGCTCCGATTGATCGGCTGCGGACCTTCCGCTCACGCGAGGACGAATACAATTTCGAACTCGGCGCGGATTACAGCTTCGCTGTGGGCGACGGGACGCTCAAGCTGATCGGCTACCACCGCTACGAAGACAGCCCGACTCAGGCCGCAGTCCTCACCGAATTTGCCGACGACAGAGCGCCGGAAGGGTCGGTGTTCGTGCGTGACGCCGACGAGGGCGAAAGCATCGTGCGCGGCGAATACAGCGTCGCGGGTCTCGGCGGAGACTGGCAATTCGCGCTCGAAGGCGTGAAGAACTTTCTCGATATCGATTCGGCACTGGAACAGCGCGACGCATCGGGCATGCTGCAGCCGGTCGCATTCGAAGGGGCCAGCGCACGGGTCGAGGAAGATCGCGCCGAAGGCAGTGTGACCTACGGGCGCGCGCTCTCGACCGCGTTTCTCATCCAGCTTTCACTCGGCGCGGAGTATTCGCAGATCAGCCAGTCGGGTGTCGCGGGCCAGACCCGAACGTTCTGGCGTCCCAAGGGCTTCGCGTCGTTCGACTGGAAAGCCAACCCCACCCTCAACCTTTCGGGCCGTGTCGAACGCGTGGTCGGGCAGCTCGATTTCTTCGATTTCATCGCGTCGACCAACCTCGATCAGGACCGGGTCAACGTCACCAACGCCGATCTCGTTCCGCCGCAAAGCTGGCTGTTCGAACTCGAGGCGACCCAGAGCCTCGGTGCTTACGGTTCGCTCAACCTGCGCGGATTCTTCGAGGATATCAGCGACATCGTCGATCAGATCCCCATCGCAGGCGGCGGGCAGGCACCGGGCAATATCGATTCGGCGACGATCTACGGGCTCGACGGCGAGCTGACGCTGCTGTTCGATCCGCTCGGCCTCAAGGGTCTGCGGCTCGACACCGAACTTGCCTGGTCGCAAAGCGAAGTGCTCGATCCCCTGCTCGGCACCCCGCGCGAAATTTCGGGCAACGAACTGGTCGAATTCGAAATCGAATTGCGGCAGGATTTCCTCGGTACGCCGTGGGCCGTGGGCGCGTTCTTCCGCTACGACGAGCAGCAACCTTCAGTGCGGCTCGACGAGGTATTCCAGCGGCTCGAACCGCCGGGTTTCGCGCGGGTCTTCATTGAGCACAAGGACGTGTTCGGGATGACCGCGCGCTTCCGCCTCAGCAACCTGCTTGATCGCAGGAACCGGCTGGATCGCACGATCTTCGTCGACCGTGCGGCGGGGATCGTCGACTTTCGCGAAGACCGCGATCGCACCTTCGGCACGATCTTCTCGATCGATCTCGAAGGGTCGTTCTAG
- a CDS encoding CoA ester lyase yields the protein MTLRMRSWLFAPGDSARKMDKAIASEADIALLDLEDSVVPENKAAARGTVVEALASAPDRSRVWVRINPLSGAWTGADLDAVVPAQPGGVFLPKAEGGHDVERLDALLTEREKAAGLQPGAIKVAALVTETATAMFTTGTYDGAPRLVAMSWGAEDLSSELGASEQRGPDGEYTHVYEMARSLCLLGAVKAGVAPIETVQPEFRDLEKLEERARRVRAQGFRGMLAIHPAQIAPINAAFTPGAAEIAHARMVVQAFADHPGAGTVAMDGNMLDRPHLALAQRLLAEAGEAE from the coding sequence ATGACACTACGGATGCGCAGCTGGCTGTTTGCCCCGGGCGACAGCGCCCGGAAGATGGACAAGGCGATCGCGAGCGAGGCGGACATCGCGCTGCTCGATCTGGAAGATTCGGTGGTGCCGGAAAACAAGGCTGCGGCGCGCGGGACGGTGGTCGAGGCGCTGGCCAGCGCGCCCGACCGGTCGCGCGTCTGGGTGCGGATCAATCCGCTGTCGGGCGCATGGACCGGGGCCGACCTCGACGCTGTGGTCCCTGCGCAACCGGGCGGCGTGTTCCTGCCCAAGGCCGAGGGCGGGCACGATGTGGAGCGCCTCGATGCGCTGCTGACCGAGCGCGAAAAGGCGGCGGGACTGCAGCCGGGAGCGATCAAGGTCGCGGCGCTGGTCACCGAAACGGCCACCGCGATGTTCACCACCGGCACCTATGACGGCGCGCCGCGGCTCGTCGCGATGAGCTGGGGCGCGGAAGATCTCTCAAGCGAACTCGGTGCCAGCGAACAGCGCGGGCCCGACGGCGAATACACCCATGTTTATGAAATGGCGCGCAGCCTCTGCCTGCTCGGCGCGGTCAAGGCCGGGGTCGCTCCGATCGAGACCGTGCAGCCCGAATTCCGCGATCTCGAGAAGCTGGAAGAGAGGGCCCGCCGCGTCCGCGCGCAGGGGTTTCGGGGGATGCTGGCGATCCACCCGGCGCAGATCGCGCCGATCAACGCCGCCTTTACGCCCGGCGCAGCGGAGATCGCGCATGCCCGCATGGTGGTGCAAGCCTTCGCCGACCATCCCGGCGCGGGCACGGTGGCGATGGACGGCAACATGCTCGACCGCCCGCACCTGGCATTGGCACAGCGGCTGTTGGCGGAAGCTGGTGAGGCCGAATAG
- the accB gene encoding acetyl-CoA carboxylase biotin carboxyl carrier protein: MNIDTDLVRELAELLNETGLTEIEVEHDDRKIRVARGAVAAMAPAMAAPPVAAAAAAPSAAAPAPAESAPAEDTADAIKSPMVGTVYLAPEPGAANFIKIGDSVSEGDTLLIVEAMKVMNPITAEKSGTIKSVLVENAQPVEFDQPLVVVA; the protein is encoded by the coding sequence ATGAATATCGACACCGATCTTGTTCGTGAGCTCGCCGAGTTGCTCAACGAGACCGGCCTCACCGAAATCGAAGTCGAGCACGACGATCGCAAGATCCGCGTCGCGCGCGGCGCGGTGGCCGCCATGGCTCCGGCCATGGCCGCGCCGCCTGTCGCTGCGGCGGCCGCTGCGCCGAGCGCCGCTGCGCCAGCACCCGCCGAGTCTGCTCCGGCAGAGGATACCGCCGACGCGATAAAATCGCCGATGGTCGGCACCGTCTACCTCGCGCCCGAACCGGGCGCAGCGAATTTCATCAAGATCGGCGACAGCGTCTCCGAAGGCGACACGCTGCTGATCGTCGAGGCGATGAAGGTCATGAACCCGATCACCGCCGAAAAGTCAGGGACGATCAAATCGGTGCTGGTCGAGAATGCCCAGCCGGTCGAATTCGACCAGCCGCTGGTCGTCGTCGCGTAA
- a CDS encoding holin family protein, producing the protein MGVIETLIGPISAIIDKIIPDKEARARAKLELLKLEGSQEMQLIEARLQAIVAEANSRDPWTSRARPSFLYVMYALILFSVPMGIIAAFDPITARAIGEGMTAYLAALPEALYALFGTGYLGYTAARQWGKVKGVER; encoded by the coding sequence ATGGGCGTCATCGAAACCCTGATCGGACCGATCAGCGCAATCATCGACAAGATCATCCCCGACAAGGAGGCCCGCGCCCGCGCCAAGCTCGAACTGCTCAAGCTCGAAGGCTCGCAGGAAATGCAGCTGATCGAGGCGCGCCTGCAGGCGATCGTCGCCGAGGCCAATTCGCGCGACCCCTGGACCAGCCGTGCGCGCCCCAGCTTCCTCTACGTGATGTATGCGTTGATCCTGTTCTCGGTCCCGATGGGCATTATCGCCGCCTTCGATCCGATCACCGCCCGCGCCATCGGCGAAGGCATGACCGCCTATCTCGCCGCCCTGCCCGAGGCGCTGTATGCGCTGTTCGGCACCGGCTACCTCGGCTACACCGCCGCGCGGCAATGGGGGAAGGTGAAAGGCGTTGAAAGGTGA
- a CDS encoding type II 3-dehydroquinate dehydratase, producing the protein MTNTVYVLNGPNLNLLGLREPEIYGSTTLDEIAGMLEDRARDLGLAIDMRQTNHEGMLVDWLHEAQAEGARAVLLNAAAYTHTSIALLDAINAITTPVIEVHLSNPKTREEFRHTSYVGLAAARTVEGHGADSYRIALEAVAAGEV; encoded by the coding sequence ATGACCAACACAGTCTACGTCCTCAACGGCCCCAACCTCAACCTGCTGGGCCTGCGCGAGCCGGAGATCTATGGCTCGACCACGCTCGATGAGATCGCCGGAATGCTCGAAGATCGCGCGCGCGATCTCGGTCTCGCCATCGACATGCGCCAGACCAACCATGAAGGCATGCTGGTCGACTGGCTGCACGAGGCGCAGGCTGAAGGCGCGCGGGCGGTGCTGCTCAACGCGGCGGCCTATACCCACACCTCGATCGCGCTGCTCGATGCGATCAATGCGATAACCACACCGGTTATCGAAGTGCACCTTTCGAACCCGAAAACGCGCGAGGAATTCCGCCACACCTCCTATGTCGGGCTGGCCGCCGCCAGAACCGTGGAAGGCCACGGCGCGGACAGCTATCGCATCGCGCTCGAAGCCGTGGCGGCAGGCGAAGTCTGA